A stretch of the Gimesia chilikensis genome encodes the following:
- a CDS encoding HNH endonuclease produces the protein MARNWTREELILAMSLYCRLPFGKYHNRNQDVIKLAQSIGRSASSVAMKLSNLASLDPYHQERGVKGLSGASNADRAIWQEFHSDWEGLANESQRLEQELNLIPEEPAEEVVQFEGETESTRVTKVRRAQRFFRSTVLASYDYRCCVTQLEIKDLLIASHIIPWSEDPAKRADPHNGLFLNSLHDKAFDRGLMTLDEDYRLVYSQQIRDACTGEAMNRFFKPYEGQHIYFPSRFRPDQEALQRHRNQIFVA, from the coding sequence ATGGCACGCAACTGGACTCGTGAAGAACTGATTCTGGCAATGAGCCTGTATTGCCGCTTACCATTCGGGAAGTATCATAATCGTAATCAAGATGTGATTAAGTTGGCTCAGTCTATTGGTCGATCAGCCTCCAGTGTTGCCATGAAACTGAGTAACCTGGCTTCTCTTGATCCCTATCATCAGGAGCGGGGTGTCAAAGGACTCTCAGGAGCGTCTAACGCGGACCGCGCGATCTGGCAGGAATTCCACTCTGACTGGGAAGGCCTGGCTAATGAGAGTCAGCGCCTGGAACAAGAGTTGAATCTTATTCCGGAAGAGCCTGCCGAGGAAGTGGTCCAATTCGAGGGAGAAACCGAATCTACGCGTGTGACCAAAGTGCGGCGTGCACAACGTTTCTTCCGTTCAACGGTCCTGGCATCTTACGACTACCGATGCTGTGTGACGCAACTCGAGATCAAGGACCTTTTGATAGCGAGTCACATCATTCCCTGGAGTGAAGATCCTGCGAAACGAGCCGACCCCCACAATGGTCTTTTTCTGAATTCTCTCCACGATAAAGCCTTCGATCGCGGTCTGATGACATTGGATGAGGACTATCGTCTGGTTTATTCGCAGCAGATTCGTGATGCCTGCACAGGAGAAGCCATGAACCGCTTCTTTAAACCGTATGAGGGCCAACACATTTATTTCCCATCGCGTTTCCGTCCGGACCAGGAAGCACTTCAAAGACATCGAAATCAAATCTTTGTTGCATAA
- a CDS encoding sialidase family protein, protein MPLNRRDFLHTSLCSLAAASAAASAAGTASLQAADSKPLIGSISKETLFRNRDGAGVTWFHPRGCMIPGAEGNATFLLNLQEIGGSDYFGQVHWTESTDKGKSWKEPAPISALGRDPVKEHPGLKAGVCDVTPQYHPQTGTVLALGHVVFYRGPHFARGDQLARYPVYVTRDKDGQWSERKILQWDDPRGAEIYTNNCGQRLVMPDGDILMSFTFGAGKQPRMVAGVRCAFDGTTLKIREVGPPLENKVGRGLLEPSIARFDNQYFMTIRAEDGHGYVAVSPDGLNYQRKTAWAFDDGTPIGMSTTQQHWLTHSDGLFLVYTRKDETNKNIIRWRSPLWVAQVDPEKLCLIRDTERVALPLVGDGVNDPNNVALMGNFDVTNISPDESCVTVGEWMPRNKAKGDLLLGRIQWNQPNRSVPDFVKS, encoded by the coding sequence ATGCCTCTCAACCGTCGTGATTTCCTCCACACTTCTCTCTGTTCTCTGGCTGCGGCTTCTGCTGCGGCTTCTGCTGCGGGGACAGCTTCATTGCAGGCTGCGGACTCAAAGCCCCTGATCGGCTCCATTTCGAAAGAAACGCTCTTTCGCAATCGCGATGGGGCCGGCGTCACCTGGTTTCATCCGCGGGGATGTATGATTCCCGGGGCCGAGGGGAATGCGACGTTTCTGTTGAACCTGCAGGAGATTGGCGGCTCCGATTACTTCGGGCAGGTGCACTGGACTGAATCAACGGACAAGGGCAAGAGCTGGAAAGAGCCGGCACCCATTTCCGCACTCGGTCGGGATCCGGTCAAGGAGCATCCCGGTCTTAAAGCGGGCGTCTGTGATGTGACGCCGCAGTATCATCCGCAGACCGGAACTGTGCTCGCGTTGGGGCATGTCGTCTTCTATCGCGGTCCCCACTTTGCCCGCGGCGATCAGCTGGCACGCTACCCTGTCTACGTCACGCGAGACAAAGACGGCCAGTGGTCAGAACGTAAGATCCTGCAGTGGGATGATCCCCGCGGTGCCGAGATCTATACCAATAATTGTGGACAGCGACTCGTGATGCCCGACGGCGATATCCTGATGTCCTTCACCTTCGGCGCAGGCAAACAGCCCCGCATGGTGGCTGGCGTACGCTGTGCCTTTGACGGCACGACACTCAAGATTCGTGAAGTCGGTCCGCCCCTGGAGAACAAAGTCGGCCGGGGTCTGCTCGAACCGTCCATCGCCCGCTTTGATAATCAATACTTCATGACGATTCGCGCCGAAGACGGACACGGCTACGTTGCGGTCAGCCCGGATGGTTTGAATTATCAGCGAAAGACCGCCTGGGCGTTTGACGACGGTACGCCGATCGGCATGTCCACCACGCAGCAGCACTGGCTCACACATTCCGACGGACTGTTCCTGGTCTACACCCGTAAAGATGAGACAAACAAAAACATCATCCGCTGGCGATCTCCACTCTGGGTGGCCCAGGTTGATCCGGAAAAGCTCTGCCTGATCCGCGACACCGAACGTGTCGCCCTGCCGCTCGTCGGGGACGGCGTGAACGATCCCAACAATGTCGCGCTGATGGGGAACTTCGACGTCACCAACATTAGCCCGGACGAATCGTGTGTGACCGTCGGTGAATGGATGCCGCGGAACAAGGCCAAAGGCGATCTGCTGCTGGGACGCATCCAATGGAATCAGCCCAACCGCAGCGTGCCGGACTTTGTGAAATCCTGA
- a CDS encoding M56 family metallopeptidase — MDISELLQNTLIRLTLLLAVGWLLLYSLSAVNPRWSVLWTRFLSVVCLLFPLVCYVLPPLGLEILPPVEAEMTSTVVESTPDMQPPSLTAQTESVPKTLTEETQTTPFVPQETPPPDHSIPLPLDQEPEIATSSKTTPAGNVESDEVTSETHPISPVATIRTQPATDESSLSKSTLITLIWLAGMMVLLIRLTWQVRRAAVLRKQSELVPDHIQQQCQSLADRFSMRGTPRVRYSTEIESPCTAGVFRPVIYLPRTWFETLSAEEQSAILMHELAHVAGRDVFWNLVTHLTQAVYWFHPLVWRLPHRHRLACEHLSDAQAADAISSLSEYRRLLAHWALRRQGAESRLAALAMADRSQMLQRLKWLERPAAVDRLPLAWRYGCGLLALLSAVVVATVHFSPQVLAQKPDPSQKEKQAEPKENTDKPEAEKTKPAVRKVRKPGKPDINLKQTSPKIVTVVDEQDRPIAGAKVRVGWWEDNEGDMLGKITINPPITNQKGEVTIQVPEGAARAQISAEAEGYAKAGTQYSLNGNPKLVLQPGRIIRVKAVDTQGQLLPEAYPLLENNRVIGREFKQDARRLGYFTSPVVKLDRRWMRVVARKEEGPVLFSHLIDVTNPKQVEKDGTIVAILEPGIRLEGRLDDSVPRPINNGCVELYIDEGLDHKIVGGWTWQQTAPVKEDGTFEFDSLPTGGHVQLFALVDGYQSTRPTPEELKNYLKLHDAGKASVLDNAFERHDAFWPHLFPLTQGLYKTEVELPCTPTTSLDVKVVDPIGQPIEGAEVKFNPNGLFFGGKLFIPATEVWSMANQIIAPDKEARKQRLEWAQETFLRVKTDAEGIARVRNLPADDRESYKVTADGYQMPVYPTSSLDDPSRYALIDLAGGQTLRRTITMEKYVPSSPRKIMVVNRHAEPVSDIKITVSEIAFENAPDDWQLWASQRFGPLATGESDKDGNVQLRVPLEVNGEAVSRLRITIQGRIEQKGQDAYVQRKRLIIPREADGRVVVLTVSDEKPKEKYAFYDVAVDYLQSSELLSNSPQVLIQQLQKQASLIVLKQLLSLNDFDAATPLNFSSKWNLVGTDSSRRSERVPITTLPTDQGERVVVLCEVRPRGASWDVKPKQRFPPQAAFIFNPEGTLIRTLGGWASSSGSYNNLMLSNLGGTDDYFISTSAFEPHGPFEYIQRWYQLGKEDKPALTFYGYANATGWSGKPGPSKPLAEFGYLDLKFNGKDLEHLVCGVLPNGTLTPRKLFWDGVRDQFIAPVQESVDDKPLYKVDLQNSHQFKPLEVEPGELIVAGGRRAYKNWHAWNCVIPKGQTARVRLFSMDESGEKPVETEYFTRELPAGQHNLQLQLADDEKEESQSAANLWIDDSTKESLMVPRVPVADVPSVAGVPISRTGKTELDLFNRATTQKQQRLIWRVELLE, encoded by the coding sequence ATGGATATATCTGAGCTACTGCAAAACACTTTGATCCGCCTGACTCTGCTGCTGGCAGTAGGGTGGCTGCTTCTGTACTCGCTTTCCGCAGTCAATCCGCGCTGGTCCGTTTTGTGGACCCGCTTTCTGTCTGTTGTCTGCCTGCTGTTTCCGCTGGTCTGTTATGTATTACCACCACTGGGGCTGGAGATCTTACCCCCCGTGGAAGCAGAGATGACAAGTACCGTTGTCGAGAGTACTCCCGACATGCAGCCTCCCTCTCTCACTGCTCAGACCGAATCCGTTCCAAAAACCCTGACAGAGGAAACACAAACAACTCCCTTCGTACCGCAAGAAACACCTCCGCCGGATCACAGCATTCCGCTGCCCCTGGATCAGGAACCGGAGATCGCGACATCCTCGAAAACGACGCCCGCCGGCAATGTGGAATCAGACGAGGTGACTTCTGAAACTCATCCGATCTCACCAGTTGCGACCATTCGTACTCAACCAGCAACAGATGAATCTTCCTTGTCAAAAAGTACTTTAATCACCCTGATCTGGTTAGCTGGCATGATGGTTCTCTTAATCAGACTCACCTGGCAGGTACGCCGGGCAGCCGTTCTGCGCAAACAATCTGAGCTGGTCCCCGATCACATACAGCAACAGTGTCAGTCGCTGGCAGACCGCTTCAGTATGAGAGGCACACCCCGGGTGCGGTACTCAACTGAGATCGAAAGCCCTTGTACTGCAGGCGTCTTTCGGCCGGTAATCTATCTCCCCCGCACATGGTTTGAAACACTGTCGGCTGAGGAACAGTCGGCCATCCTGATGCATGAACTCGCGCATGTTGCCGGCCGGGATGTGTTCTGGAATCTGGTCACCCATCTGACACAGGCGGTCTACTGGTTTCATCCACTGGTCTGGAGACTGCCGCATCGGCATCGCCTGGCCTGTGAGCATTTATCAGACGCGCAGGCCGCTGATGCCATCAGCAGTCTCAGTGAATACCGGCGTCTGCTGGCCCACTGGGCTCTGCGGAGACAGGGAGCGGAATCCCGTCTGGCTGCGCTGGCGATGGCGGACCGTTCACAAATGCTGCAGCGTCTCAAGTGGCTCGAACGCCCGGCTGCCGTCGATCGTCTTCCGCTTGCCTGGCGGTATGGATGTGGCCTGCTCGCGTTACTCTCTGCCGTCGTTGTAGCGACGGTTCACTTCAGTCCGCAGGTGCTTGCTCAAAAGCCGGATCCCTCTCAGAAAGAAAAGCAGGCAGAACCGAAAGAGAACACAGATAAACCCGAGGCCGAGAAAACGAAACCGGCTGTCCGCAAGGTGAGAAAACCGGGGAAACCCGATATTAACCTGAAGCAGACATCGCCAAAAATCGTGACGGTTGTCGACGAACAGGATCGCCCCATTGCCGGCGCCAAGGTCCGTGTCGGCTGGTGGGAAGATAATGAAGGAGACATGCTGGGGAAAATCACGATCAATCCTCCCATTACGAATCAGAAGGGGGAGGTCACAATTCAGGTTCCGGAGGGAGCCGCCCGGGCACAGATCTCCGCCGAGGCTGAAGGCTATGCCAAAGCGGGCACGCAATATTCGCTCAACGGCAACCCGAAGCTGGTTCTGCAGCCGGGACGCATCATTCGTGTGAAAGCGGTCGATACTCAAGGCCAGCTGCTGCCCGAGGCCTACCCCCTGCTGGAAAACAATCGTGTGATCGGACGTGAGTTCAAACAGGATGCCCGGCGGCTCGGTTACTTTACTTCTCCAGTTGTCAAACTGGACCGCCGCTGGATGCGTGTAGTAGCGAGAAAAGAAGAGGGCCCCGTTCTGTTCAGTCATCTGATTGATGTAACCAACCCGAAACAGGTGGAAAAAGACGGGACCATCGTGGCGATTCTGGAACCGGGCATCCGTCTGGAAGGTCGCCTGGACGACTCGGTGCCGCGGCCCATTAATAACGGGTGTGTGGAACTTTACATAGATGAAGGACTCGATCACAAGATCGTCGGTGGCTGGACCTGGCAGCAGACTGCGCCCGTCAAAGAAGATGGGACGTTTGAATTCGATTCCCTGCCGACCGGGGGGCACGTACAGCTCTTCGCCCTGGTTGATGGTTATCAGTCGACGCGACCAACGCCCGAGGAATTGAAAAATTACCTGAAGCTGCATGACGCCGGGAAAGCTTCCGTCCTCGACAATGCCTTCGAACGACACGATGCCTTCTGGCCGCACCTGTTTCCGCTCACGCAGGGACTGTATAAGACGGAAGTGGAACTTCCCTGCACGCCAACCACTTCCCTGGATGTCAAAGTGGTCGACCCCATCGGCCAGCCCATCGAAGGCGCCGAAGTCAAATTCAATCCCAACGGGCTGTTTTTTGGAGGGAAGCTGTTTATTCCTGCCACGGAAGTCTGGTCGATGGCAAACCAAATCATCGCTCCTGATAAGGAGGCACGTAAGCAGCGCTTAGAGTGGGCACAAGAGACCTTTCTGCGCGTCAAAACCGATGCAGAGGGTATCGCCCGGGTCCGAAATCTGCCCGCCGACGATCGGGAGTCGTACAAAGTTACCGCCGACGGTTATCAGATGCCCGTCTATCCAACCTCTTCCCTCGACGATCCTTCACGCTATGCGCTGATTGATCTGGCAGGTGGTCAGACGCTGCGGCGCACAATTACCATGGAGAAGTATGTACCCAGTTCGCCTCGAAAAATAATGGTTGTCAATCGTCATGCGGAACCGGTATCCGATATCAAAATTACCGTCAGCGAGATTGCATTTGAAAATGCCCCCGACGACTGGCAACTCTGGGCTTCACAGCGGTTTGGCCCCCTGGCGACAGGGGAATCGGATAAGGACGGCAACGTACAGCTACGTGTTCCCCTGGAAGTGAATGGAGAAGCGGTTTCCCGTCTGCGGATTACGATACAGGGACGCATCGAACAGAAAGGGCAGGACGCGTATGTGCAACGCAAGCGTCTGATTATTCCACGCGAAGCCGACGGACGGGTGGTGGTGCTGACCGTCTCAGATGAAAAGCCAAAAGAGAAATATGCGTTCTATGATGTTGCGGTCGATTACCTGCAGTCTTCGGAACTGTTGAGCAACTCCCCGCAAGTATTGATTCAACAGTTGCAGAAACAAGCGTCCCTGATCGTGTTGAAGCAGTTGCTCTCTTTGAACGACTTCGATGCGGCCACACCGCTAAATTTTTCGAGCAAGTGGAACCTGGTAGGAACTGACAGCAGCAGAAGATCGGAACGGGTTCCCATTACGACGCTTCCCACTGACCAGGGTGAGCGTGTGGTTGTGCTCTGTGAAGTCCGTCCCCGTGGTGCCAGCTGGGACGTGAAACCGAAACAACGATTTCCTCCCCAGGCAGCGTTTATTTTTAATCCGGAAGGTACACTGATCCGAACGCTGGGTGGCTGGGCATCTTCCAGCGGCAGTTACAATAACCTGATGCTCTCTAACCTGGGTGGGACCGACGATTATTTTATCTCGACCTCTGCGTTTGAACCGCACGGTCCCTTTGAATACATCCAGCGCTGGTACCAACTCGGTAAGGAAGACAAACCAGCGCTTACCTTTTATGGCTATGCGAATGCAACCGGCTGGAGTGGCAAGCCCGGGCCCTCAAAACCACTGGCAGAATTTGGTTATCTCGATTTGAAATTTAATGGGAAAGATCTGGAACATCTTGTCTGCGGCGTGTTGCCCAATGGGACCCTGACACCACGGAAGCTGTTCTGGGATGGTGTTCGCGATCAGTTCATTGCGCCGGTTCAGGAAAGTGTGGACGATAAACCTCTCTACAAGGTTGACCTCCAGAACTCGCACCAGTTCAAACCGCTTGAAGTGGAACCCGGCGAACTGATTGTAGCCGGTGGTCGTCGTGCCTATAAAAACTGGCATGCCTGGAATTGCGTCATTCCGAAAGGTCAGACTGCCAGAGTGAGGTTGTTCTCTATGGATGAATCCGGGGAGAAGCCGGTCGAGACAGAGTATTTCACCCGGGAACTGCCTGCCGGTCAGCATAATCTGCAACTGCAACTAGCTGACGATGAGAAAGAAGAGAGCCAGTCAGCAGCAAATCTGTGGATTGATGATTCGACGAAAGAGTCATTGATGGTGCCCCGTGTCCCCGTCGCCGACGTACCATCGGTTGCAGGTGTCCCGATCTCCCGCACAGGAAAAACAGAACTGGATCTGTTTAACCGCGCAACCACTCAGAAACAGCAACGGCTGATCTGGCGGGTGGAACTGTTGGAATAG
- a CDS encoding BlaI/MecI/CopY family transcriptional regulator: protein MEQPNQNELEVLRLLWNKAPQKPGEIQESFGWEIDNGTLRSVLVGMVERGMLSRQREGRAYLYAPKLKRETHLRQMVRRLAEVFTGGSTGQLLMELAEKERLSPEELKQLKKIARGEK from the coding sequence ATGGAACAGCCCAATCAGAATGAGCTGGAGGTTCTGCGCCTGTTGTGGAACAAAGCGCCGCAAAAGCCGGGTGAAATCCAGGAGTCCTTCGGCTGGGAAATCGATAACGGCACTTTGCGCAGCGTGCTGGTGGGCATGGTTGAGCGGGGTATGCTCTCGCGCCAGCGCGAAGGCCGGGCGTACCTGTATGCCCCAAAGCTCAAGCGGGAAACACACCTGCGACAGATGGTCCGTCGGCTGGCGGAAGTCTTTACTGGCGGCTCGACCGGGCAGCTGTTGATGGAGCTGGCTGAGAAGGAACGCCTGAGCCCCGAGGAGCTCAAACAGCTCAAGAAAATTGCCCGCGGCGAAAAGTAA
- a CDS encoding FMN-binding glutamate synthase family protein, producing the protein MSSDKSIQREESASFNEHSLSYIRQAAEYGLYEIRGMGAKRRVPSFDDLIFLSASASRYPLEGYREKCESKTVLGTRYAKQPIELEIPITIAGMSFGSLSANVKEALGQAATQMGTSTTTGDGGMTPEERESSKTLVYQCLPSRYGFNPNDLRKADAIEMVLGQGAKPGGGGMLLGQKVSPRVAQMRTLPEGIDQRSACRHPDWTGPDDLKIKIEELREITDWKIPVYVKMGATRVREDVKLAVKAGADVVVIDGMQGGTAATQQVFIEHTGIPTLAALPLAVEALSDMNVLGEVQLIISGGIRTGADVAKALALGADAVSIGQGVLVALGCNHHTYQRADGEEVDVTADYAKLGTAPGYCHHCHTGQCPVGITTQDPELEPRLIPEVGAKRLKNYLQVLNMELTTLARACGKSNVHHLEKEDLAALTVEAAAMAKVPLAGTSWIPGTGSV; encoded by the coding sequence GTGAGTTCGGACAAGTCGATTCAACGCGAAGAGAGTGCCAGTTTCAACGAGCATTCCCTCTCCTATATCCGGCAGGCCGCTGAGTACGGGCTGTACGAGATCCGCGGCATGGGTGCGAAACGGCGTGTGCCCAGCTTCGACGATCTGATTTTTCTCTCCGCGTCCGCGTCGCGGTATCCGCTGGAAGGTTACCGAGAGAAATGCGAATCGAAAACGGTGCTGGGCACGCGATATGCGAAGCAGCCAATCGAGCTGGAGATTCCGATCACCATTGCCGGGATGAGCTTTGGCTCGCTCTCTGCGAATGTGAAAGAAGCGTTGGGTCAGGCGGCGACGCAGATGGGAACATCCACGACGACGGGCGACGGCGGAATGACGCCGGAAGAGCGGGAATCGTCGAAAACTTTAGTCTATCAGTGTCTGCCTTCGCGTTACGGGTTCAATCCCAATGATCTGCGAAAAGCGGATGCAATTGAGATGGTGCTCGGACAGGGTGCGAAACCCGGAGGCGGGGGGATGCTGCTGGGGCAGAAGGTTTCTCCCCGCGTGGCTCAGATGCGGACGCTGCCCGAAGGGATTGATCAGCGGTCGGCCTGTCGGCATCCGGACTGGACGGGGCCCGATGATCTGAAAATCAAAATCGAAGAGCTGCGGGAGATCACCGACTGGAAGATTCCGGTGTACGTCAAGATGGGCGCGACGCGAGTGCGGGAGGACGTGAAGCTGGCGGTCAAAGCGGGCGCGGATGTGGTGGTGATTGACGGGATGCAGGGTGGGACTGCGGCGACGCAGCAGGTCTTCATCGAGCATACGGGCATTCCGACACTGGCCGCGTTGCCCCTGGCGGTCGAAGCACTCAGCGATATGAACGTGCTGGGTGAAGTTCAACTGATTATTTCGGGGGGCATCCGCACGGGAGCCGACGTCGCCAAGGCGCTCGCACTGGGGGCGGATGCGGTTTCGATTGGTCAGGGTGTGCTCGTCGCGCTGGGTTGCAATCATCATACGTATCAGCGGGCGGACGGAGAAGAGGTCGACGTCACCGCGGACTATGCAAAACTGGGGACGGCACCCGGCTATTGCCATCACTGTCATACGGGACAGTGCCCGGTGGGCATTACCACGCAGGATCCCGAACTCGAACCCCGGTTGATTCCGGAGGTCGGGGCGAAGCGCCTCAAGAATTATCTGCAGGTTCTGAACATGGAACTGACGACCCTGGCACGGGCCTGCGGCAAGTCGAACGTACATCATCTGGAGAAAGAAGATCTGGCCGCGCTGACTGTTGAAGCAGCGGCGATGGCCAAAGTCCCCCTGGCCGGAACCAGCTGGATTCCGGGCACTGGTTCCGTTTAA
- a CDS encoding GltB/FmdC/FwdC-like GXGXG domain-containing protein, whose protein sequence is MVSLKQLDLTDLSVRQVNEYLHGELLEERPARVEILNPDGLHSIAAGLDTEVDIDILGHAGYFIAGMNQRARVTIHGNVGWSVAENMMSGVVHVKGHASECAGASGHGGLLVIEGDASSRCGISLKGTEIVVGGSVGHFSAFMAQAGTLVVCGDAGPNLGDSLYEATIYVRGSIHSFGADAREEEMQVDDFEKVAELLSRAEMNFDAREFKRVSSARSLYHWNADAHQEY, encoded by the coding sequence ATGGTCAGTCTGAAACAGCTTGATTTAACCGACTTGAGTGTCCGCCAGGTCAACGAGTACCTGCATGGGGAACTGCTGGAAGAACGCCCGGCGCGGGTGGAGATCCTGAACCCCGACGGTCTGCACAGCATTGCCGCCGGCCTGGATACGGAAGTGGATATCGATATCCTGGGGCACGCGGGCTATTTCATCGCGGGAATGAATCAGCGGGCTCGGGTGACGATTCACGGAAACGTCGGCTGGAGTGTGGCGGAGAACATGATGTCGGGCGTGGTCCACGTGAAAGGACATGCGTCTGAATGTGCGGGGGCTTCGGGACATGGCGGGCTCCTGGTGATTGAAGGGGACGCCTCTTCCCGTTGCGGCATTTCGCTGAAAGGGACTGAGATTGTGGTCGGGGGGAGTGTCGGTCACTTCTCTGCCTTCATGGCACAGGCGGGGACGCTGGTGGTCTGTGGAGACGCCGGCCCGAACCTGGGTGATTCGCTGTATGAAGCGACGATCTACGTCCGCGGGTCCATTCACAGTTTTGGTGCCGACGCCCGAGAAGAAGAGATGCAGGTAGACGATTTTGAAAAGGTCGCAGAACTGCTGTCCCGGGCAGAGATGAATTTTGACGCCCGCGAATTTAAACGGGTCAGTTCGGCCCGCAGTCTGTATCACTGGAATGCGGACGCCCATCAGGAATATTAA
- a CDS encoding class II glutamine amidotransferase — protein sequence MCGIVGFLARRDADRERLGQLVTPMLECMATRGPDSAGLALFHRPLPASRRFALSTRDRKFDWQALAESCQQELGLPAPVAALENHASLISELQPDIFKPWLTSIFPEVHLLSTGHAIEIFKDEGHPEEIARRFHFTEMVGTHVVGHTRMATESAVSPAHAHPFTAGEDFCLVHNGSLSNPYSVRRKLESLGIAFETDNDTEAGCRFLEWRMREGDTLETAIEVAQSELDGFYTFLMATADKLVLVRDAFACKPAVVAETDDYVAVSSEFRSLAHLPDIKHAHVYEPAPEQIYSWSV from the coding sequence GTGTGTGGCATCGTCGGTTTTTTGGCCAGGCGCGACGCTGATCGCGAACGTCTGGGACAACTCGTCACTCCCATGCTGGAATGCATGGCGACCCGCGGACCTGACTCCGCAGGCCTGGCTCTGTTTCACCGTCCACTCCCAGCCTCCCGACGGTTTGCACTCTCCACCCGCGATCGCAAATTTGACTGGCAGGCGCTGGCTGAATCCTGTCAGCAGGAACTGGGACTGCCCGCGCCGGTCGCCGCTCTCGAAAATCATGCGTCGCTCATCAGCGAGCTCCAGCCGGACATCTTTAAACCCTGGCTGACCTCGATCTTTCCCGAAGTGCATCTGCTCTCGACAGGTCACGCGATTGAAATCTTCAAAGACGAAGGGCATCCCGAAGAGATTGCCCGGCGGTTCCACTTTACCGAAATGGTGGGCACACACGTTGTCGGCCATACTCGGATGGCGACCGAATCAGCGGTCTCGCCGGCTCATGCACATCCCTTTACGGCCGGTGAGGATTTCTGCCTGGTGCATAACGGTTCGCTGTCGAACCCCTACAGTGTGCGGAGGAAGCTGGAGAGCCTGGGAATCGCCTTTGAAACGGATAACGATACGGAAGCGGGCTGTCGTTTTCTGGAATGGCGGATGCGGGAAGGGGATACACTGGAGACCGCCATCGAAGTCGCCCAGTCGGAACTGGACGGCTTTTATACCTTCCTGATGGCAACCGCTGACAAGCTGGTGCTCGTGCGGGATGCCTTTGCCTGCAAGCCTGCGGTGGTGGCGGAGACGGACGATTATGTCGCCGTCAGTTCGGAATTTCGTTCCCTGGCACACCTGCCTGATATTAAACATGCTCACGTGTATGAGCCGGCTCCGGAACAGATTTATTCATGGTCAGTCTGA
- a CDS encoding alkene reductase, which produces MSDYEVLFQPLTVGALTLPNRILMAPLTRARATDRVPNPLMVEYYTQRASAGLIISEATAISAQGYGWHGAPALYTNEQEAGWREVTSAVHAAGGRIFLQLWHMGRQSHPDYHNGQLPVAPSPIAVQGDAHTPTGKQPYVVPRELSFSEIDAIYEDYATATRRARSAGFDGVEIHGANGYLIDQFLRDSSNQRTDEFGGSIENRMRFLQGVIEAVVEAWSADRTGLRLSPTMNDKGMEDSDPIALYSQVAEALNQYGLAYVHTAEAIQPGRLYNPDVPRVTPVIREVYQGVLITNGGYDSVSATEAIEKGEADAIAFGQKFIANPDLPERLRTDASLNDPDPNTYYSAGPEGYVDYPSLAESSAS; this is translated from the coding sequence ATGAGCGATTACGAGGTTTTGTTTCAGCCACTTACTGTAGGCGCGTTGACTCTACCCAACCGGATTCTCATGGCACCGCTCACACGGGCTCGGGCCACAGACCGTGTTCCCAACCCGTTAATGGTTGAGTATTACACGCAACGGGCCTCTGCCGGTCTGATTATTTCTGAAGCGACCGCCATCAGTGCCCAGGGTTACGGCTGGCACGGTGCCCCTGCGTTGTACACCAACGAACAGGAAGCTGGCTGGCGCGAAGTCACCAGTGCAGTGCATGCCGCCGGTGGTCGGATCTTCCTGCAACTCTGGCACATGGGACGGCAGTCGCATCCCGATTATCACAACGGTCAGTTGCCAGTCGCCCCCAGCCCGATCGCAGTTCAGGGGGATGCCCACACACCAACGGGAAAGCAGCCTTATGTTGTGCCACGTGAGTTGAGCTTTTCAGAAATCGACGCCATCTATGAAGACTATGCTACCGCCACCAGACGGGCGCGTTCCGCAGGCTTTGATGGTGTGGAGATTCATGGCGCAAACGGTTACCTGATCGATCAGTTCCTGCGTGATTCTTCGAACCAGCGGACCGACGAATTTGGGGGCTCCATAGAGAACCGCATGCGTTTTCTGCAAGGAGTGATTGAAGCGGTGGTCGAGGCCTGGTCTGCAGACCGAACCGGGTTACGGCTCAGTCCAACAATGAACGATAAAGGCATGGAGGACAGCGATCCGATCGCCTTATACTCTCAGGTTGCTGAGGCACTGAATCAATATGGGCTGGCCTACGTCCATACCGCTGAAGCCATTCAGCCGGGGCGGCTCTATAATCCAGATGTACCGCGTGTGACTCCCGTTATCCGCGAGGTTTACCAGGGAGTGTTGATCACGAACGGCGGATATGACAGTGTTTCTGCGACAGAGGCCATCGAAAAAGGGGAGGCGGATGCCATCGCTTTTGGCCAGAAGTTCATCGCCAATCCCGATCTGCCGGAGCGATTGCGGACCGACGCCAGCCTGAATGATCCCGATCCGAACACGTACTACTCTGCGGGTCCAGAGGGCTATGTCGACTATCCTTCACTGGCGGAAAGCAGCGCTTCCTGA